Proteins from one Argopecten irradians isolate NY chromosome 15, Ai_NY, whole genome shotgun sequence genomic window:
- the LOC138308517 gene encoding uncharacterized protein — translation MLWESPHSVDTGDERNHFYVISHGTFGEHDSLTHAHDPTDSHRNVMKVKYADGSYSNTKNIPRGVQFYSQPPGVKGHSELTLSYDVYFPHNFDWVQGGKLPGLWGGSQTCSGHRDTDKCFSTRYMWRKGGAGEVYAYIPHDQYPSFSSWCSPSNMICHDNSGQSIGRGNFHFQKETWQKLT, via the exons ATGTTGTGGGAAAGTCCCCACAGTGTAGATACCGGGGACGAAAGGAATCACTTCTACGTCATCAGTCATGGGACATTTGGTGAACACGATTCACTTACGCATGCGCATGATCCGACCGACTCACACCGGAACGTAATGAAAGTGAAGTACGCCGACGGTTCCTACTCGAATACGAAGAACATCCCAAGAGGCGTCCAGTTTTACTCGCAGCCTCCAGGGGTCAAAGGTCATTCTGAACTCACACTCAGCTATGACGTTTACTTTCCTCACAACTTTGATTGGGTACAAGGTGGGAAGCTGCCTGGACTGTGGGGAGGCTCCCAGACATGCTCCGGACACCGTGATACCGATAAGTGTTTCTCCACCCGGTACATGTGGCGCAAGGGAGGCGCCGGCGAAGTATACGCCTACATCCCGCACGATCAGTATCCAAGTTTCAGCTCCTGGTGTTCTCCCAGCAATATGATCTGTCATGACAACTCCGGCCAGTCCATTGGAAGAGGGAATTTTCACTTCCAGAAGGAAAC GTGGCAAAAGCTGACATAG